A portion of the Stigmatella aurantiaca DW4/3-1 genome contains these proteins:
- a CDS encoding DNA-3-methyladenine glycosylase 2 encodes MATHELLDQDLCHRALVGRDARFDGRFFVCVKTTRIYCRPVCPARTPKRENCAFVPSAAAAEAMGYRSCLRCRPESAPGTPAWAGTEASVARALKLIDEGALDEGSVGQLAARLGMGARQLHRVFVRHLGANPQAVASNRRLLVAKQLITETRLPLSGVAAAAGFQSLRRFNDAVRTAYQRSPSELRRASRDAHAQASAAISLRLSYRPPFDWDRVLTYLGGRALPGVEQVEGQVYRRTYQLGGSTGTLEVSHQPERRALSVRIEGEGPLPVRPLVARVRRLFDLDADPAALALALGGDPLIGPRLARAGGVRVPGAFEPFELAVRAILGQQVSVKGATTLAGRVIQRCGTLAPWAHNGLTHLFPSAGALAQADLSGLGLTGGRIQALKGLAAACAAGTCDLKPGASLEDSVARLVALPGIGEWTAHYIALRALGEPDAFPASDLGLRKAAGGGTVLAASVLERMAEAWRPWRGYAALLLWTEPVLERAVSTAA; translated from the coding sequence ATGGCCACCCACGAACTGCTGGATCAAGACCTCTGCCACCGGGCCCTTGTGGGGCGGGATGCCCGGTTCGACGGCCGCTTCTTCGTCTGCGTCAAGACGACCCGCATCTATTGCCGTCCCGTGTGCCCCGCGCGGACGCCGAAGCGGGAGAACTGTGCCTTCGTTCCCAGCGCGGCCGCCGCCGAGGCCATGGGCTATCGCTCCTGCTTGCGCTGCCGTCCGGAGTCGGCCCCGGGGACGCCCGCGTGGGCGGGAACCGAGGCAAGCGTGGCCCGGGCGTTGAAGTTGATCGATGAAGGCGCCCTGGACGAGGGCTCGGTGGGACAGCTCGCGGCGCGGCTGGGCATGGGGGCACGGCAGCTTCACCGGGTCTTCGTGAGGCACCTGGGCGCGAACCCCCAGGCGGTGGCCAGCAACCGGCGGCTGTTGGTGGCCAAGCAGCTCATCACCGAGACCCGGCTGCCCTTGAGCGGCGTGGCGGCCGCGGCGGGCTTCCAGAGCCTTCGCCGGTTCAATGATGCCGTGCGGACGGCCTACCAGCGCAGTCCGAGCGAGCTGCGCCGCGCCTCCCGGGACGCCCATGCTCAAGCCTCCGCGGCCATCTCCCTGCGCCTGAGCTATCGCCCGCCGTTCGACTGGGACAGGGTGCTGACCTACCTCGGTGGACGCGCCCTGCCTGGCGTCGAGCAGGTGGAGGGGCAGGTTTACCGCCGGACCTACCAGCTCGGTGGCAGCACGGGGACCCTGGAGGTGTCGCACCAGCCCGAGCGGAGGGCCCTGTCGGTTCGCATCGAAGGGGAAGGCCCCCTCCCCGTGCGCCCGCTCGTGGCGCGGGTTCGCAGGCTGTTCGATCTGGACGCGGATCCCGCGGCGTTGGCCTTGGCGCTCGGAGGAGACCCCCTCATCGGACCTCGCCTCGCGCGGGCGGGCGGGGTGCGCGTCCCGGGGGCCTTCGAGCCTTTCGAGTTGGCGGTCCGCGCCATCTTGGGCCAGCAGGTGTCCGTGAAGGGGGCCACGACGCTCGCGGGGCGGGTGATTCAGCGCTGTGGCACCCTGGCGCCCTGGGCGCACAACGGGCTGACCCATCTCTTTCCCTCCGCGGGAGCACTGGCCCAGGCGGACCTGTCGGGGCTTGGGCTCACGGGAGGACGCATCCAGGCCCTGAAGGGGCTGGCGGCGGCTTGTGCCGCGGGCACGTGTGACCTGAAGCCGGGCGCGAGCTTGGAAGACAGCGTCGCCCGGCTCGTCGCGCTGCCGGGGATCGGTGAGTGGACGGCGCACTACATCGCCCTGCGGGCGCTGGGAGAGCCGGACGCCTTTCCCGCGTCGGATCTGGGCCTGCGCAAGGCCGCGGGAGGCGGCACCGTCTTGGCGGCTTCGGTGCTCGAACGCATGGCGGAGGCTTGGAGGCCCTGGCGCGGCTACGCGGCGCTGCTGCTCTGGACAGAGCCCGTGTTGGAGCGGGCCGTGAGCACGGCCGCCTGA
- a CDS encoding methylated-DNA--[protein]-cysteine S-methyltransferase, producing the protein MKIHLTEALATTRLQTPIGELRLAASDEGLRAVLFETDPTELPEDRGSGRARAHLASARAALEEYFAGRRKTFEGVTLAAQGTAFQLQVWRALSLLPFGETVSYATLAKRIGRPAAVRAVGLANGRNPLPLIVPCHRVIGSNGTLTGFAGGLPAKKWLLEFEGALTPNLLSP; encoded by the coding sequence ATGAAAATCCATCTGACCGAGGCATTGGCCACGACGCGCCTTCAGACGCCCATCGGAGAGCTGCGGCTCGCCGCGAGCGATGAGGGCCTTCGCGCGGTGTTGTTTGAAACGGATCCCACGGAGCTGCCGGAGGACAGGGGCTCGGGAAGAGCGCGCGCGCATCTGGCCAGTGCCCGGGCCGCGCTCGAGGAGTACTTCGCGGGCCGGCGGAAGACGTTCGAGGGGGTGACGTTGGCGGCCCAGGGCACGGCGTTCCAACTCCAGGTGTGGCGCGCCTTGAGCCTCCTGCCCTTTGGCGAGACGGTCAGCTACGCCACCCTGGCGAAGCGGATCGGCCGGCCGGCGGCAGTGCGAGCGGTGGGGCTGGCGAATGGCCGGAACCCCCTTCCGCTCATCGTGCCGTGCCACCGCGTGATTGGCTCCAACGGCACACTCACCGGCTTCGCGGGGGGGCTCCCCGCCAAGAAGTGGCTGCTTGAATTTGAAGGGGCGCTGACCCCCAACCTCCTGTCGCCATGA
- a CDS encoding NAD(P)/FAD-dependent oxidoreductase, producing the protein MRVVILGGGYGGLVCALRLARRAGGQVAITLVSEKEHFVERIRLHEWAAGHKPVQQSLKAMVADTGITFKQGRVTQIDPQGEVLVGQERLPFDRLVVALGSQADTRSVPGIREHAFTLEPASAAQLASMLPGLAARGGRVVVVGGGLTGIESATEFAEAYPGLKVSLLSSSGLGKDFQETGRKHLLACLDRLRITQEQGRVKQIHANAIELADRTVPFDVCLWTGGFTVPALLRESGLPVNERGQVLVDPFLHVIGHKNILAVGDAAMMVDPPSAMDMGCKTALPMGAHAAENLARIIRGEPEQRLDYVHSVFCTSLGRKDGIIQFFRKDGSMVPWVVTGRPAAWIKEFICRSTLLAPQLERVDVSGTVWRKKSQPTSSLEPSGREILGV; encoded by the coding sequence ATGCGCGTCGTCATCCTTGGGGGCGGTTACGGAGGTCTCGTTTGCGCGTTGCGCTTGGCGAGGCGGGCAGGCGGGCAGGTGGCGATCACCCTGGTGAGCGAAAAAGAACACTTCGTGGAGCGCATCCGGCTGCACGAGTGGGCAGCGGGGCACAAGCCGGTGCAGCAGTCGCTCAAGGCGATGGTGGCGGACACGGGCATCACGTTCAAGCAGGGCCGTGTCACCCAGATTGATCCCCAGGGTGAAGTGCTGGTGGGCCAGGAGCGGTTGCCGTTCGACCGGTTGGTGGTGGCGCTCGGCTCGCAAGCCGATACGCGCAGCGTGCCGGGCATCCGCGAGCACGCCTTCACGCTCGAGCCCGCGTCCGCGGCCCAACTGGCCTCGATGCTCCCTGGCCTGGCTGCCCGGGGCGGGCGTGTGGTGGTCGTCGGCGGTGGGCTCACCGGCATCGAGAGCGCCACGGAGTTCGCGGAGGCTTACCCGGGACTCAAGGTGAGCCTGTTGTCCTCGAGCGGTCTGGGCAAGGATTTCCAGGAGACGGGGCGCAAGCACCTGCTCGCATGTCTGGACCGGCTGCGGATCACCCAAGAGCAAGGGCGCGTGAAGCAGATTCACGCGAATGCCATCGAGCTGGCGGATCGCACCGTGCCCTTCGATGTCTGTTTGTGGACCGGAGGCTTCACCGTTCCTGCCTTGCTGCGGGAGTCCGGGCTGCCGGTGAACGAGCGCGGACAGGTGTTGGTGGATCCCTTCCTGCACGTGATCGGGCACAAGAACATCCTGGCGGTGGGAGACGCGGCCATGATGGTGGACCCGCCTTCCGCCATGGACATGGGCTGCAAGACGGCCCTGCCCATGGGCGCCCACGCGGCGGAGAACCTCGCCCGGATCATCCGGGGAGAGCCTGAGCAGCGCCTCGACTATGTCCACTCGGTTTTTTGCACCAGCCTGGGCCGCAAGGACGGGATCATCCAGTTCTTCCGGAAAGATGGCTCGATGGTCCCCTGGGTGGTGACGGGCCGGCCGGCCGCCTGGATCAAAGAGTTCATCTGCCGCTCGACGCTTTTGGCCCCCCAGCTTGAGCGCGTGGATGTCAGCGGGACCGTGTGGCGAAAGAAGAGCCAGCCGACATCCTCGCTCGAACCCTCGGGGCGAGAGATACTGGGTGTATGA
- a CDS encoding RNA polymerase sigma-70 factor, translating into MTDVQVEDFEAHRPSLWAIAYRMLGSASEAEDVVQETWLRWQSASREGIRSGRAFLSAVATRLCLDHLKSARARREVYVGPWLPEPVHTDAQVDPETISFAFLVLLESLTPMERAVYLLNEVFGYSHAEVAQMLGKEEASCRQLLHRAREHLVSRRPRFAPSKEAHARMVTSFLSACSSGDLEGIKRLLAEDVTAWADGGGKVSAATRLVHGVEAVARQYQGLLNKMMKVPGSTLETSEVNGWPALVVRLNGAVFDVISFETDGERIHAIHAVLNPDKLARL; encoded by the coding sequence ATGACGGATGTGCAGGTAGAGGACTTCGAGGCACACAGACCTTCTCTGTGGGCCATCGCATACCGCATGCTCGGCTCGGCCTCCGAGGCGGAGGACGTCGTTCAGGAGACGTGGCTGCGCTGGCAGTCCGCCTCCCGAGAAGGGATCCGCTCGGGCCGGGCTTTTCTCTCGGCGGTGGCGACACGGCTCTGTCTGGATCACCTCAAGAGCGCGCGTGCCCGGCGTGAGGTCTACGTCGGGCCGTGGCTCCCCGAGCCGGTGCACACGGACGCGCAGGTGGATCCCGAGACCATCTCGTTCGCGTTCTTGGTGCTGCTCGAGAGCCTCACGCCCATGGAGCGTGCCGTGTACCTGCTGAACGAGGTCTTCGGGTACAGCCATGCCGAGGTGGCCCAGATGCTCGGCAAGGAGGAGGCTTCCTGCCGGCAATTGCTGCACCGGGCCCGGGAGCACCTCGTGTCGCGGCGTCCCCGCTTTGCCCCGTCGAAGGAGGCGCATGCGCGGATGGTGACGAGCTTCCTGTCGGCCTGTTCGAGCGGGGACCTGGAGGGCATCAAGCGCCTTCTGGCGGAGGATGTGACGGCCTGGGCGGATGGGGGCGGCAAGGTCTCCGCGGCGACCCGGCTCGTTCACGGCGTGGAAGCCGTGGCGCGCCAGTACCAGGGGCTGCTCAACAAGATGATGAAGGTGCCGGGCAGCACCCTGGAGACATCCGAGGTGAACGGCTGGCCCGCCTTGGTGGTCCGGCTCAACGGCGCGGTCTTCGATGTCATCTCCTTCGAGACCGATGGGGAGCGCATCCACGCCATTCACGCGGTCCTCAACCCGGACAAGCTCGCCCGCCTCTAA
- a CDS encoding class I SAM-dependent methyltransferase, translated as MGPRGILHFLRQEVLVGEHEVFHRTLRHELVGTCDSVLDVGCGFRSPLASFSHLIPRTVGVDGYAHAIERSRAAGIHREYHCVDLLQVGTLFPPKSFDAVIALDVIEHFDKPTGYRFMQMLESLARKRVILFTPNGYLPQDEWDGNVRQLHLSGWEVYDFELRGYRVFGMSGWKPLRGQYALPSIRPYRLGGFLSRLTEPFAVRFPRHAFQLLAIRDMERS; from the coding sequence ATGGGCCCTCGGGGCATCCTCCACTTTCTGCGGCAAGAAGTCCTGGTCGGTGAGCACGAGGTGTTCCACCGCACGCTTCGACACGAACTGGTGGGCACCTGTGACAGTGTCCTGGACGTGGGGTGTGGGTTCCGCTCGCCGTTGGCGTCCTTCTCACACCTCATTCCGCGCACGGTGGGCGTGGATGGCTACGCCCACGCCATCGAGCGCAGCCGGGCGGCGGGCATCCACCGCGAGTACCACTGCGTGGATCTGTTGCAGGTGGGCACGCTGTTTCCGCCGAAGAGCTTCGATGCGGTCATCGCCCTGGATGTCATCGAGCACTTCGACAAGCCCACGGGCTATCGCTTCATGCAGATGCTGGAGTCGCTGGCGCGCAAGCGCGTCATCCTCTTCACGCCCAACGGCTATCTGCCGCAGGATGAATGGGACGGCAATGTGCGCCAGCTCCACCTCTCGGGCTGGGAGGTGTATGACTTCGAGCTGAGGGGCTACCGCGTCTTTGGCATGAGCGGGTGGAAGCCCCTTCGCGGCCAGTACGCCCTGCCGAGCATCCGCCCGTACCGGCTGGGGGGCTTCCTGTCACGGCTCACCGAGCCCTTCGCGGTGCGCTTCCCACGCCACGCCTTTCAGCTCCTGGCCATCCGGGACATGGAGCGCTCCTAG
- a CDS encoding carbohydrate binding domain-containing protein produces the protein MIRLKQWTLLALAAATLQAMPAWGQPAAAHVYHNHMPNFWAYYDVTQYAATPVGGPIRYTYDGQVIHLKKNPPSNYTYYLPSGAPMPHDDLVTYYSHHAKTGAYLYWPHAVAQDMRTNAPTGQVHVTMSGAVVNNVQDLSTLKNVSGYDNTSWGSPWKDKYNSLRTPAGNRTLDLIHFTGHHSMGPLVGPEYFLKDLIYQSATLAQPYFLGGDFQSSKGFFPTELGFSERLIPTLAKLGIQWSVIGDNHFSRTLRDYPFLNDPGSDTLVSPPNRADFQNTSTVGSWVSLGMAHEQQVIRNKYPFASTPHWVRYVDPATGAESRVVGIPVNQNGSWLEGWEGEATVDVVNLKNFEGLVPQRQFFVIAHDGDNSGGRAGSESTWYNGRSVTCTAGVQCMGISEYLTAHLPAASDVVHVQDGSWVDTRDSSSDPQWHHWKLPPGIWKGQFPAFNSATGLNLAPKTNLSGIQEGMTVSLEHGWHYLERNFALLQAALNYAKTAEQIWLDAHPNHWKPSTALDNQVTHAGNQLNPWMLSYPVKGDAANDWAGGANPAELSWYFLLPAMDSGFGYYDENQDDNVKPTLSFNQSLYFSKPYVQDRLAQDRTGPSVWWPQRWPYNPGSANTDKSEGWTLHHFSNTFAIYTYAYDVSGLSNIKVRIRTHAGKLIDAADNTHKVYDPAALKAAGVPNIDTSRVSAWVDYPMTRRDLKPVINGVAWQPAYLPVMAKVPAQEIGDLYYTYLGNYRDQLLDYYIEATDSRGNITRSEIQFVYVGAGRYNLVGGKYIEDVNGSVAGTYPFLMVDTTAPSTPTGLAVATRTDRSVKLTWSASTDNVAVTDYVVFRGGTQVGTSTTTGYTDTGLTPSTAYSYTVKARDAAGNTSAASAALSVTTQAPDATAPSVPTGLSASAVTSSSVTLSWTASTDNYGVAGYFVYRNGTQIAAPTGTGYTDSSLSPSTVYSYTVKAADAAGNTSAASAALSITTSTGNTATVYYKKGFATPYIHYRPAGGTWTTPPGIAMPDAEVPGHAKYTVNLATATQLEAVFNNGSGTWDSNNGNNYFFPTGISTFNAGVITPGGPVVDTVSPSAPSNLTSPSKTVSSVTLSWTASTDDVGVTGYLVFRGSTQVGTSTDTTYTDSGLAANTAYSYTVKARDAAGNTSAASTALSVTTASGNTVTVYYKKGFATPYIHYRPAGGTWTTAPGVAMPNAEVTGYAKSTLNLGSATQLECVFNNGSGTWDNNGGLNYFIPAGTHTFNAGTVTAGAPSGDVTGPSTPTGLAVSSKTATSVSLTWNAVTDASGVVGYNVYRGGVLVGAPTSPSYTDTGLSTGTTYSYTVRARDAAGNLSASSAALSVTTSSTGATVTFTVTASTGVGQNVYLVGNLAALGAWSPSAAIALSPANYPAWSVTLSLPGSTALEYKYIKKDANGNVTWESGSNRLYTTPASSAATLNDTWK, from the coding sequence ATGATCCGATTGAAGCAATGGACGTTGCTCGCCCTGGCCGCGGCCACCCTCCAGGCCATGCCGGCCTGGGGCCAGCCCGCAGCAGCGCACGTCTATCACAACCACATGCCCAACTTCTGGGCGTACTACGACGTCACACAGTACGCCGCGACGCCCGTGGGCGGCCCCATCCGCTACACGTATGACGGACAGGTCATCCACCTGAAGAAGAACCCTCCGTCCAACTACACCTATTACCTGCCGTCGGGCGCGCCGATGCCGCACGATGACCTGGTCACCTATTACTCCCACCACGCGAAGACAGGCGCCTACCTGTACTGGCCGCACGCCGTTGCCCAGGACATGAGGACCAACGCCCCCACCGGGCAGGTCCACGTCACCATGTCCGGCGCCGTGGTGAACAACGTCCAGGACTTGAGCACCCTCAAGAACGTGTCCGGCTACGACAACACGTCCTGGGGCTCGCCCTGGAAGGACAAGTACAACAGCCTGCGCACACCCGCGGGGAACCGGACGTTGGATCTCATCCACTTCACCGGACACCACTCCATGGGCCCCCTGGTGGGCCCGGAGTACTTCCTCAAGGATCTCATCTACCAGAGCGCCACCCTGGCGCAGCCTTACTTCCTGGGCGGGGACTTCCAGTCCTCCAAGGGCTTCTTTCCCACGGAGCTCGGCTTCTCCGAGCGCCTCATCCCCACGCTCGCCAAGCTGGGCATCCAGTGGTCCGTCATTGGCGACAACCACTTCTCCCGCACCCTCCGGGACTACCCCTTCCTGAATGATCCCGGCTCGGACACGCTCGTGTCGCCGCCCAACCGCGCGGACTTCCAGAACACCAGCACCGTGGGCAGTTGGGTGAGCCTGGGCATGGCGCACGAGCAGCAGGTCATCCGCAACAAGTACCCCTTTGCCTCCACCCCGCACTGGGTGCGCTACGTGGACCCAGCCACCGGCGCTGAGTCGCGCGTCGTCGGCATCCCCGTCAACCAGAACGGCTCCTGGCTCGAGGGCTGGGAGGGCGAGGCCACCGTCGACGTGGTGAACCTCAAGAACTTCGAGGGGCTCGTCCCCCAGCGGCAGTTCTTCGTCATCGCCCATGACGGCGACAACTCGGGCGGCCGCGCGGGCTCGGAGAGCACCTGGTACAACGGCCGGAGCGTCACCTGCACCGCCGGCGTGCAGTGCATGGGCATCAGCGAGTACCTGACCGCCCACCTGCCCGCCGCCAGCGACGTGGTCCACGTGCAAGACGGCTCCTGGGTGGACACCCGCGACTCCTCGAGCGATCCCCAGTGGCACCACTGGAAGCTCCCGCCCGGCATCTGGAAAGGCCAGTTCCCCGCCTTCAACTCCGCCACTGGCCTGAATCTGGCGCCGAAGACGAACCTCAGCGGCATCCAGGAAGGGATGACCGTCTCGCTGGAGCACGGTTGGCACTACCTGGAGCGCAACTTCGCCCTGCTCCAGGCGGCCCTCAACTACGCGAAGACGGCCGAGCAGATCTGGCTCGATGCCCACCCCAACCACTGGAAGCCCTCCACCGCCCTGGACAACCAGGTCACGCACGCGGGCAACCAGCTCAACCCGTGGATGCTGTCCTATCCCGTGAAGGGCGATGCGGCCAACGACTGGGCCGGCGGCGCCAACCCCGCCGAACTCTCCTGGTACTTCCTCCTGCCCGCCATGGACTCGGGCTTCGGCTACTACGACGAGAACCAGGACGACAACGTCAAGCCCACGTTGTCCTTCAACCAGTCGCTCTACTTCTCCAAGCCCTACGTGCAAGACCGGCTCGCCCAGGACCGCACCGGCCCCTCCGTGTGGTGGCCGCAGCGCTGGCCCTACAACCCCGGCAGCGCCAACACCGACAAGTCCGAGGGCTGGACGCTCCACCACTTCAGCAACACCTTCGCCATCTACACGTACGCCTATGACGTGAGCGGCCTGTCCAACATCAAGGTCCGCATCCGCACCCACGCGGGCAAGCTCATCGACGCCGCGGACAACACCCACAAGGTGTATGACCCGGCGGCGCTCAAGGCCGCGGGCGTGCCCAACATCGACACCAGCCGCGTGAGCGCCTGGGTGGACTACCCGATGACGCGCCGGGATCTGAAGCCCGTCATCAATGGCGTCGCGTGGCAGCCCGCCTACCTGCCCGTCATGGCGAAGGTGCCCGCGCAGGAGATCGGCGACCTCTACTACACGTATCTCGGCAACTACCGCGACCAGCTCCTCGACTACTACATCGAGGCGACCGACAGCCGGGGCAACATCACCCGGAGCGAGATCCAATTCGTCTACGTGGGCGCCGGCCGGTACAACCTGGTGGGCGGCAAGTACATCGAGGACGTCAACGGCTCGGTGGCGGGCACCTACCCGTTCCTCATGGTGGACACCACCGCGCCCTCCACCCCCACGGGGCTGGCGGTGGCCACGCGCACGGACCGCTCCGTGAAGCTCACCTGGAGCGCCTCCACGGACAACGTGGCGGTGACGGACTACGTCGTCTTCCGGGGCGGCACCCAAGTGGGCACGAGCACCACGACGGGCTACACGGACACTGGGCTGACGCCCAGCACCGCTTACAGTTACACCGTGAAGGCGCGCGATGCGGCGGGCAACACCTCCGCAGCCAGCGCCGCCCTCTCCGTCACCACCCAGGCGCCGGACGCCACGGCTCCCTCGGTGCCGACAGGGTTGAGCGCCTCGGCGGTGACGAGTTCCTCGGTGACGCTTAGCTGGACGGCCTCCACCGACAACTACGGCGTGGCGGGCTACTTCGTGTATCGGAACGGAACGCAGATCGCCGCCCCCACGGGGACGGGCTACACGGACTCCTCCCTCTCGCCGAGCACCGTGTACAGCTACACCGTGAAGGCCGCGGATGCGGCGGGCAACACCTCCGCGGCCAGTGCCGCCCTGAGCATCACCACCAGCACGGGCAACACCGCCACCGTCTATTACAAGAAAGGCTTTGCCACCCCGTACATCCACTACCGTCCCGCGGGCGGCACGTGGACCACGCCCCCGGGCATCGCCATGCCGGACGCGGAGGTGCCAGGCCATGCGAAGTACACCGTCAACCTGGCCACCGCCACGCAGCTCGAGGCCGTCTTCAACAACGGCAGCGGCACCTGGGACAGCAACAACGGCAACAACTACTTCTTCCCCACCGGCATCTCCACCTTCAACGCGGGCGTCATCACCCCTGGAGGCCCGGTGGTGGACACGGTGTCCCCCTCCGCCCCCTCCAACCTCACCTCGCCGTCGAAGACGGTCTCCTCCGTCACGCTCTCGTGGACGGCGTCCACGGACGATGTCGGGGTGACGGGCTACCTCGTCTTCCGGGGCAGCACGCAGGTGGGCACGTCCACGGACACCACCTATACGGACAGTGGCCTGGCCGCGAACACGGCCTATAGCTACACCGTGAAGGCGCGCGATGCGGCAGGCAACACCTCCGCGGCCAGCACCGCCCTGAGCGTGACCACCGCCTCGGGCAACACCGTCACCGTCTATTACAAGAAGGGCTTCGCCACCCCGTACATCCACTACCGCCCCGCGGGCGGCACGTGGACCACGGCACCCGGTGTGGCGATGCCCAACGCCGAGGTGACGGGCTACGCGAAGTCCACCCTCAACCTGGGCTCGGCCACGCAGCTTGAGTGCGTCTTCAACAACGGCAGTGGCACCTGGGACAACAACGGCGGGCTGAACTACTTCATCCCCGCCGGCACGCACACGTTCAACGCGGGCACCGTGACCGCGGGCGCCCCCTCGGGGGATGTCACCGGGCCCTCCACGCCCACGGGCCTGGCGGTGTCGTCCAAGACGGCCACCTCCGTCTCCCTGACGTGGAACGCCGTGACCGACGCCAGCGGCGTCGTCGGCTACAACGTGTACCGGGGAGGCGTACTGGTGGGAGCGCCCACCTCGCCCAGCTACACGGACACGGGGCTGAGCACGGGCACCACGTACAGCTACACCGTGCGTGCCCGGGACGCGGCGGGCAACCTCTCCGCGTCCAGCGCGGCCCTGAGCGTCACCACGAGCAGCACCGGGGCCACCGTCACCTTCACCGTCACGGCGAGCACCGGGGTGGGACAGAACGTCTACCTCGTGGGGAACCTCGCCGCGCTCGGGGCCTGGAGCCCTTCGGCCGCCATCGCCCTGTCGCCGGCCAACTACCCGGCCTGGAGCGTGACGCTGAGCCTCCCTGGCTCGACGGCTCTCGAGTACAAGTACATCAAGAAGGACGCCAACGGGAACGTGACCTGGGAGAGCGGCTCCAACCGCCTCTACACCACGCCGGCCTCCAGCGCCGCGACGCTCAACGACACCTGGAAGTAG
- a CDS encoding MBL fold metallo-hydrolase, whose translation MSEPKAKARSLQEVVPGVYNWHVHDDRIDARSDAYAVADRDGAVILIDPLPIDESLLLPLGSITAIVLTAGNHQRSAWKFRKRFKVPVWAPENAHGLEEEADNIYANGDTLPGGLSALHTPGPAHSMFTLWMQQSPRGIVFISDLLTRPGHGTPEFIPSEYQDEPGRTRLSVQRVLDQLPVDTVCFAHGEPIARDGDRALRMALEQDTEGVSAPAP comes from the coding sequence ATGAGTGAGCCCAAGGCCAAGGCGCGAAGCCTCCAAGAAGTCGTCCCAGGGGTCTACAACTGGCACGTCCACGATGACCGCATTGATGCCCGGAGTGACGCCTACGCGGTGGCAGACCGTGACGGGGCCGTCATCCTCATCGACCCGCTGCCCATCGATGAGAGCCTCCTGCTCCCGCTCGGCAGCATCACGGCCATCGTGCTCACCGCGGGCAACCATCAGCGCTCCGCCTGGAAGTTCCGCAAGCGCTTCAAAGTCCCCGTATGGGCGCCTGAGAACGCGCATGGGCTCGAAGAGGAAGCCGACAACATCTATGCCAACGGCGACACGCTCCCCGGGGGGCTGAGCGCCCTCCACACACCGGGTCCCGCCCACTCGATGTTCACGCTGTGGATGCAGCAGAGCCCACGCGGGATCGTCTTCATCTCCGACCTGCTCACCCGGCCCGGCCATGGGACTCCGGAGTTCATCCCGAGCGAGTACCAGGACGAACCAGGGCGCACCCGGCTGAGCGTGCAGCGCGTGCTCGATCAACTGCCCGTGGACACCGTCTGCTTCGCCCACGGAGAGCCCATCGCCCGGGATGGGGATCGGGCACTCCGGATGGCGCTGGAGCAGGACACAGAAGGGGTTTCGGCGCCCGCTCCTTAG